A window of Kwoniella pini CBS 10737 chromosome 9, complete sequence genomic DNA:
GAAGACAGTTCCTCAGACCAAGTCTCTCTGATCAGCTCGATACTAGATTCTGGTGAAAGTTGGTCCACAATGGTATAAGATTGAAACAgcagaaagaaaagattatCATGGAGGCCGCTCAAAGAAAAGCGAAAGCAAAGGCGGAAGAAGTCTTTCATCGAAAATATTGCTAGTTTACAGATTTCTGCTCACGCAGTGAATCTTCTCTAGGTCACAGGATTAACAAGACTTGATGATTCAGAACAGGAAGGTAATGGTGGTGAAGGATTTGTAGTGATCTTTAGTGGTATCATATAAAATTGCATCCATCCAGTGTTCCCTTAGGTTTTTAATCTTATACGGCAACTGATCACATTCATCAATGACAAAAGGCTATAGAATccaaataaaaatgaaatgtcTGAGTGCTTGGCATGCGAACATAAGTCTCATGAAAGACCAGTAACAACTTTGATCAAGgttcgaagaagaaaaaaaggttCATCAGTAATTACGCCACAGATTAGCGATTTTGCTTTCTACTGAGTTTACAGCATATGTTGTTGTGAGACGGCCATATGAAATTAATCGTTCACAAGGGAGATTCACCAAGTATGCTGTGTGAAGTCTCTTCGCATATGAAGCGCAttcttccttctcctccttACAAGAGCTTAATCACGTagatttcaaaaaataTGCATAGATTGTACGCTGTGAACAGACCGCTTTTCAACTCTTTCAATACCGGGAGCGATCGAAAGGGAAGGGCGGAGATGGCCGCGCTCGAGAATTGACCTTCCGCGAGAGAGATAAAAAGTCGATAACAAGTTCAGAGAGGTATTcgttattgatatttgactTCACCTCATTGTTCCAAATTCCTAAACCCAATAATAGAGCACTCAGTATGTCGAACGAGATAACAATTCCTTCTCCAGCGGAGTAAGTTCTAGTCCATGTGTCGTCAATTCCGTTTTGCACAACGTGCTCATTTAGTCAAAAAGCTTTCATGTCCATGTCCGTCAAGGGAAGATGTGCGAACTCGTTACTCCACAAGTAGCAAAAGGAGGTGTAAAGACAGCTTATGTGATGGTAAGTGATAATCATCCCCGAAATTCCCGAGCTGGACATCTTCAGTTTCATCCACTGAGATGTGTTTCGACAACCTTTCAAGCCCGCTTCTTATGTGGATGAATGATAATCTCGGTTTTATGCTGATCAGCATTTTTGAACATTGATAGCCCAACCTCGTTCCACCACTCACTTCGACCGAGGCTGTTCTATCTTATAAATCTGAATTGGAACGTATTGATCCTTCCGTTCAATGGCTCATGACTTTGTATCTACACCCTGACGTAACACCTGAGGAAATTAGGAAAGCTGCTAAAGCTGGAATTAGCGGTGGGTCAGATATCTTGACTCGAAAAGCTGTCGAAGGGGTCTTGGCGGGTCGTTTTTTCCAGTATTGAGCTTGAGAGCTGATGGTTCTGCCTGAATGTGTCAATAGGTGTTAAATCATATCCTCGAGGTGTAACTACAAACTCTAATTCAGGTATAGAAGATTATGGAGTATATTATCCTGTATTCAAAGctatggaagaagaaggtatggTTTTAAATTTACATGGAGAAGTACCTAGTGATCCTGAGAAGGTCAGTCGAGTTTTTAgtttttttccaaaaacATTAAACTCATATTCcctaatttgaattgaatgctaaaaatgattttgctaattgtttttatgatttgtagaatatatcaattttaaatgccgaaattcattttttaacACATCTTCGTAAATTAGCAAAagattttccaaatttacGTATAGTTTTAGAACACGCAACAACTTCAAATGCAATTGAAACTGTTAAAGAATTACCAAATAATGTAGGATGTACAATTACAGCACatcatttatatttaaCAATAGATGAAGTTGCACCACAACCTCATCATTTTTGTAAACCATTAGCAAAAGAACCAAAAGATAGAAAATCTTTACAAGatataattaaatcaggaaattctaaattttttttaggTTCTGATTCTGCTCCTCatccaatttcatcaaaaattccaaatttattaaataatgataaagaaataggtttatcaatttctgCTTGTGCAGCAGGAGTTTATACTTCACCTATTTTAATTCCTTTAGTTGCTACTTTACTTGAATCTTTTAATGCTTTAGATCAACTTGAAAATTTTGTTAGTAATAATGGTAGAAATTTTTATAATATACCTGCAAAAAAAGgagatgaattaaaattaagaagaattggtgaaaatgaaaataaaggTATTGTTAAAAATACATTTAAAAGTGAACAAGTTGAAGGTCTAGAAGTTGTACCATTTTGGTTAggaaagaagctgaattggGAAATTGTCTAGGTTTGAAAAGAATCATCAGAAATATTGTATACGTATGTGGATTCATGCATACGGtgtgatatatatatatatgccGTCGTCAACGTGGAGGCGTTCACATCTGTGACCCAAGCATAAGATTATGAGTATTTAGTtggaatcaaatcaatgCATATGAACAAAATGCGATACAAAACCCTTTCAATTTATGTCTTCCTTTCCATCAGAACTGAACTCTTACCCTTGAATTCCAAAATTTACACCTTGAGCTAAAGGCAACTTGCTTGAATAGTTGACAGTAGCCGCAGACCACCTGACGTATTGTTTCCAAGCATCACCACCTGACTCTCTACCCCAACCCTAAAACAACGAAGGTAGCGTATCAGCCTCAGTGCCTTGGTAAAATTATCGAGGAAGGGACTTACAGTAGATTTATTACCCCCAAATCCTGCTCCAATCTCAGCACCCGAAGTACCGACATTGATCTGAATCATTATAGCGGTTAGCTTTGTTCACAAAACTGTCAATACTGCATTGGCTCACGTTGACAATACCACAGTCACTTCCATCAGGACCCAACCATTTGCCCATAGATTGTACATTCGAAGTGAACAGCGAGCTCGATAATCCTTGAGGAACACCGTTATTGATTCTATTTGACCATCATTAGTATAACGAACTTGAGTTCTACGGAGATCCTTTCCAACGATTAAAAGGTGATCGAGAATACTCACTGAATAGCCTCCTCAAGAGTATCAAACTCCTGGACATACAATATCGGAGCAAAggtttcttctttccagcatggatcatctttctttggTCGGGCAACGACTGGCCATACCCAATTTCCTTTCTCCTCTACACCGAAATCACCGCCTTTTATCCTGCCTGATCTGGCTGTCAAGATTTCACCACCTCGGGAAGTTATTCCAGCTAATGTTGATTCGTATTTCTCTACAGCAGCTTGATTGTGCAATGGTCCGATCAAAGTAGATGGATTCAAAGGGTCTCCTACGAGTAGTTGGTTCCCGGGTTGTGTTGAGTCatacattttcaataatcgGGAGAGGAATTCTGCGGAAATGGATTTATGGAGGAGTAATCGTCTAGTCGAAGTAC
This region includes:
- a CDS encoding dihydroorotase, homodimeric type, encoding MSNEITIPSPADFHVHVRQGKMCELVTPQVAKGGVKTAYVMPNLVPPLTSTEAVLSYKSELERIDPSVQWLMTLYLHPDVTPEEIRKAAKAGISGVKSYPRGVTTNSNSGIEDYGVYYPVFKAMEEEGMVLNLHGEVPSDPEKNISILNAEIHFLTHLRKLAKDFPNLRIVLEHATTSNAIETVKELPNNVGCTITAHHLYLTIDEVAPQPHHFCKPLAKEPKDRKSLQDIIKSGNSKFFLGSDSAPHPISSKIPNLLNNDKEIGLSISACAAGVYTSPILIPLVATLLESFNALDQLENFVSNNGRNFYNIPAKKGDELKLRRIGENENKGIVKNTFKSEQVEGLEVVPFWLGKKLNWEIV